The following proteins are encoded in a genomic region of Deinococcus betulae:
- a CDS encoding TerD family protein, with protein sequence MLTFQTGQKSPLNQLTSHQILTLSVRVTGPAADYDLSLFGLDPAGKLSDDRYLVFYNQPATPEGAVQMHSGVRGEKVFQIDLTRLPQSVRRLSLTASVDAGTFGQIDHAEITLSAGGQPVATYRVTGRDFQQERAVMLLDIYFKDMWRVGAVGQGFNGGLDALVKHYGGTVSDRPAPSAPPPSPPLAPAAAPAPSAPPLNLKKVTLEKKGESTRISLKKSGHAEPIRVNLNWDRGGKRGGLLGRAAASADLDLGCMFLLNDGTRSVIQALGNRFGSERLSPHILLDKDDRTGAATDGENLTIFRPDLIHTVLVFACIYEGTNDFTQVGARLSLKDTQDNEILMHLSNPDIQRTFCGIALIENIGGDIRVTKEERYFFGHQDCDEHYGFGFNWVAGSK encoded by the coding sequence ATGCTGACCTTTCAAACCGGCCAGAAATCCCCTCTGAACCAGCTTACCTCTCACCAGATCCTGACCCTGTCGGTCCGGGTGACTGGGCCAGCGGCCGACTACGACCTGAGCCTGTTCGGGCTGGACCCGGCGGGCAAACTGAGCGACGACCGGTATCTGGTGTTCTATAACCAGCCGGCCACCCCGGAAGGGGCCGTGCAGATGCACAGCGGCGTGCGGGGCGAAAAGGTCTTTCAGATTGACCTGACCCGGCTGCCTCAGAGCGTCCGGCGCCTGAGCCTGACGGCTTCGGTGGACGCAGGGACGTTTGGGCAGATTGACCATGCAGAAATCACCCTCTCGGCCGGAGGTCAGCCGGTGGCCACCTACCGCGTGACTGGGCGGGACTTCCAGCAGGAGCGGGCCGTCATGCTGCTTGACATCTACTTCAAGGACATGTGGCGGGTCGGGGCGGTGGGGCAGGGCTTCAATGGGGGCCTGGACGCGCTGGTCAAGCATTACGGCGGAACCGTCTCGGACCGCCCAGCGCCCAGCGCGCCGCCGCCCTCACCACCCCTAGCGCCGGCAGCGGCGCCCGCCCCCAGCGCTCCACCCCTCAACCTCAAAAAGGTCACGCTGGAGAAAAAGGGCGAAAGCACCCGCATTTCGCTCAAGAAGTCTGGTCACGCCGAGCCCATTCGCGTGAACCTGAACTGGGACCGTGGGGGCAAGCGGGGCGGGTTGCTGGGGCGGGCAGCAGCGTCAGCCGACCTTGACCTGGGCTGCATGTTCCTGCTCAACGACGGCACCCGCAGCGTCATTCAGGCCCTGGGTAACCGCTTTGGGTCCGAGCGCCTGTCGCCGCACATCCTGCTCGACAAAGACGACCGCACCGGCGCGGCCACTGACGGGGAGAACCTCACCATCTTCCGGCCCGACCTGATTCATACCGTGCTGGTGTTTGCCTGCATCTATGAAGGTACGAACGACTTTACTCAGGTCGGGGCCCGGCTGTCACTCAAGGACACCCAGGACAATGAAATCCTGATGCACCTGAGTAACCCGGACATTCAGCGCACCTTCTGCGGCATCGCCCTGATCGAGAACATCGGCGGCGATATTCGCGTGACCAAAGAGGAGCGGTACTTCTTTGGCCACCAGGACTGTGACGAGCACTACGGCTTCGGGTTTAACTGGGTGG
- a CDS encoding TerD family protein, which translates to MPVSLSKGGNVSLSKEAPGLTAVRIGLGWDPRVTDGTEFDLDGSVFLLNDQGKVRGDSDFIFYNNKTSADGSVTHNGDNRSGQGEGDDESVEVKIAGVPADVQRIAFGVTIHEADARRQSFGQVQNAFIRVINAADDKEIARYDLSEDYSTETAMIFGELYRNGADWKFKAIGQGYAGGLAALAGNYGVNVG; encoded by the coding sequence ATGCCCGTATCCCTTTCCAAAGGCGGCAACGTGTCCCTCAGCAAAGAAGCCCCCGGCCTCACCGCCGTGCGTATCGGCCTGGGGTGGGACCCCCGCGTGACCGACGGCACCGAGTTCGACCTGGACGGCAGCGTGTTTCTGCTCAACGACCAGGGCAAGGTGCGCGGTGACTCGGATTTCATCTTCTATAACAACAAAACCTCCGCAGACGGCAGCGTTACCCACAACGGCGACAACCGCTCCGGGCAGGGCGAGGGCGACGACGAGAGCGTCGAGGTCAAGATTGCGGGCGTGCCGGCCGACGTGCAGCGCATCGCCTTCGGCGTGACCATCCATGAGGCCGACGCCCGCAGGCAGAGCTTCGGGCAGGTGCAAAACGCCTTCATCCGCGTGATCAACGCGGCTGACGACAAAGAAATTGCCCGCTACGACCTGTCTGAGGACTACTCCACGGAAACAGCCATGATCTTCGGAGAGCTGTACCGCAACGGGGCCGACTGGAAGTTCAAGGCCATCGGACAGGGCTACGCCGGTGGCCTGGCCGCGCTGGCGGGCAACTACGGCGTCAACGTCGGCTGA
- a CDS encoding VWA domain-containing protein, whose protein sequence is MTTLVAGQRLPLAQLGLDGAFPLTVTCDLPDTDFTLFGLLDGQLKDDRWMVFYNQPQSPDGALKQLSPQQFTLDLKGLGPNIDEVYLTATHATLPLSAASTLSVDLGGHAFDARPALKDEKAVMLVRFYRKDGAWRLATVAQGFNGGLGDLVQHFGGEVAEETAPAPPTPVTPTPVSLIKQRQQVLLDKAEQTQPGLVSLIKAASVSLAKRGLDEARYRVKLVLDISASMQEEYRSGSVQALANRALALAARLDDDGEVEVYLFGIKAHRKGSLSLDNAQDFVANMRVRLEGGTHYGPVMKLIQEDVQKEGGDLPTLVLFITDGGTSNPNNVVKLMRDLSRKPIFWKFMGIEEGRVNFDFLEKLDDLTGRAVDNADFFKVRAPVRVPDAELFDLLVHELDSWQLGAQRAGILPSRR, encoded by the coding sequence ATGACCACACTTGTTGCCGGTCAGCGTTTGCCCCTGGCCCAGTTGGGCCTGGACGGCGCTTTCCCCCTGACGGTCACCTGTGACCTTCCGGACACAGATTTCACCCTGTTTGGCCTGCTGGACGGCCAGCTGAAAGACGACCGCTGGATGGTCTTTTACAACCAGCCGCAGTCGCCTGATGGGGCGCTCAAGCAGCTCAGCCCCCAGCAGTTCACCCTGGATCTGAAGGGGCTGGGACCGAACATTGACGAGGTCTACCTGACCGCCACGCACGCCACCCTCCCGCTGAGTGCGGCGTCTACCCTGAGCGTGGACCTGGGGGGGCACGCCTTCGACGCCCGGCCTGCCCTGAAAGACGAGAAAGCGGTGATGCTCGTGCGCTTTTACCGCAAGGACGGCGCCTGGCGGCTGGCCACGGTCGCCCAGGGGTTTAACGGCGGCCTGGGCGACCTGGTGCAGCATTTTGGCGGAGAAGTGGCCGAAGAGACGGCGCCGGCGCCCCCTACGCCTGTTACCCCGACGCCCGTCAGTCTGATCAAGCAGCGTCAGCAGGTGCTGCTCGACAAAGCCGAACAGACGCAGCCTGGGCTGGTCAGTCTGATCAAAGCCGCGTCTGTCAGTCTGGCCAAACGCGGGCTGGATGAGGCCCGCTACCGCGTCAAACTGGTGCTGGATATCAGCGCGAGTATGCAGGAGGAATACCGCAGCGGCAGCGTGCAGGCCCTGGCCAACCGCGCCCTGGCGCTTGCGGCTCGGCTGGACGACGACGGCGAGGTCGAGGTGTATCTCTTTGGCATCAAGGCCCACCGCAAGGGCTCTCTCAGCCTGGACAATGCCCAGGATTTCGTGGCCAACATGCGGGTGCGCCTGGAAGGCGGCACCCACTACGGCCCCGTCATGAAGCTGATTCAGGAAGATGTCCAGAAAGAAGGCGGCGATCTGCCCACGCTGGTGCTGTTCATCACCGACGGCGGCACCAGCAACCCGAATAACGTGGTGAAGCTCATGCGCGACCTGTCCCGCAAGCCGATTTTCTGGAAGTTCATGGGCATCGAAGAGGGCCGCGTGAACTTCGACTTTCTGGAGAAGCTGGACGACCTGACCGGGCGTGCGGTTGACAATGCCGACTTTTTCAAGGTCAGAGCCCCGGTCCGCGTGCCCGACGCCGAACTGTTTGACCTGCTGGTTCACGAACTGGACAGCTGGCAGCTCGGCGCCCAGCGCGCGGGCATCTTGCCTTCACGCCGCTAG